The sequence TATGGTGATCGGCCAGGGTCAGCAGCACCTGCACGGCACCGGCGTTCATGGCGCCAAAGGCATGGGCACGATCCAGTTGCACCCGCGTGCCCGGCTCCGCCATGGCGGTGAGCAGGCGGCGAAAGCAGGCCTGGCTGTCGTGTACGGCATCGGCAAAGGCCGTGGTAATGGTGGTCATCAGTCGTCTCCCCGCACCATGGTAAAAAAGTCCACCTTGCTGGCCGCCACTTGCCGGCGACGTAGTGCTTCCTGCTCGGCCTTCAGCGCCGCCAGTGGCGCGATCAGTTCACGATTAAGCCGTTCATTCATTTCACCGGTCTGCATCAGGCCGTCGATCACCGCGGCCAGCTCGGCATGCGCCTTGCTGCGGCCACGCACATAGCTGTAACCCAGCCCGCCGCCGGCCAGTTCAATCACGGCTCGGGTCACCGTGGTGTCGCCCAGGTTAAAGGCGCGACCGGTGCCGCCCATGCGCGCCCGCACCTGGGCCAGGCCCACTTCCGGCGCCCGTATCGGCTGGTAATCCACTTTCAGTCCCAGCGCCTGCCAACGAGCTTCCAGCTCGGGCCAGGATGCGCGGGCCAGTACCGACATCCACTGTTTGCGTTGTGATGTATTCATTTAGTGCTCCACGACATATTCAATCAGGTCGGAACGGGAAGAGCTGACGGAGAATTCCGCAATTCGCTTCGTTCCCTTGATCAGGTTTCTGGTTTTAATACGCATCACCGGCACCGATTTGTTTATTTGCAACAAACGGCATTCTTCACTCAGCGGCGTGCGGGCACTTAATCGAGTCGATTGCCGTTTCAACTCCAACCCCAGTGTTTTTCTTAGGAATTCGTGCAGGGACCCCTGCCTGAAATGTTTTAATACCGGCCACCATTCCGCATCGGGCAAATAATGGTTAATCACACAGCGGGGAATGCCTTCGGTTTTTCTCAGTGTCTGAATGTGAATGATTTTTTGCTCCGGCTTCACTTCCAGCTCCCTGGCCAGTTTTCCGGAAGCCACCAGCATTCGGGACTTGATCACTCGGCAACTGGGCAGAGAGCCCTGCTCCAGCAGGTTGCCGGTATAGTGGGCGCCGTCGTGCAACAGGTATTGATGCGGTTGCCGTAATACCATATTGCCCTTGCCCTGATGCCGCTGAACCAGGCCATTGGCCACCAGTTCGTCGATGGCCCTGCGCACCGTATGGCGGTTAACCTGAAAACGCGTGGCCAGCTGCATTTCCGGTGGCAAATAGTCTCCGGGACCGTAATGCTGTCGAATATCCAGTTCCAGCTGCCGGCTGATTTCCATATATACCCGCATATACACTACCGCTCCGTTCTTTAAGTGGAGTGAGGCCGAAAGGTAATAGTGCCATTACCTCCTTACGCCTCACTGTTTGTTGTCTAGACAAGCTCGGTTAAAAAAATTAGATATATTTCTTACGGATATATTGGGAAGCGACATCGAGCAGGCTG comes from Oceanimonas doudoroffii and encodes:
- the phnG gene encoding phosphonate C-P lyase system protein PhnG; translation: MNTSQRKQWMSVLARASWPELEARWQALGLKVDYQPIRAPEVGLAQVRARMGGTGRAFNLGDTTVTRAVIELAGGGLGYSYVRGRSKAHAELAAVIDGLMQTGEMNERLNRELIAPLAALKAEQEALRRRQVAASKVDFFTMVRGDD
- the phnF gene encoding phosphonate metabolism transcriptional regulator PhnF, translated to MRVYMEISRQLELDIRQHYGPGDYLPPEMQLATRFQVNRHTVRRAIDELVANGLVQRHQGKGNMVLRQPHQYLLHDGAHYTGNLLEQGSLPSCRVIKSRMLVASGKLARELEVKPEQKIIHIQTLRKTEGIPRCVINHYLPDAEWWPVLKHFRQGSLHEFLRKTLGLELKRQSTRLSARTPLSEECRLLQINKSVPVMRIKTRNLIKGTKRIAEFSVSSSRSDLIEYVVEH